The following proteins are co-located in the Bradyrhizobium sp. AZCC 2176 genome:
- a CDS encoding ribonuclease D, with product MTIRLHRGDLPDLSRYKDSVAIDTETMGLNPHRDRLCVVQMSNGDGSADVIQIPKGHTDAPNLKALLANPAIIKIFHFARFDLAALYNTFGVMPQPVYCTKIASRLTRTYTDRHGLKDLVREVLNIDLSKQQQSSDWGSASLSEAQLAYAASDVLHLHGLRERLDAMLAREGRAPLAQACFDFLPTRAKLDLGGWEAEDIFAHS from the coding sequence ATGACCATCCGCCTGCACCGCGGCGATCTGCCCGATTTGTCCCGCTACAAGGATTCGGTGGCGATCGATACCGAGACCATGGGGCTCAACCCGCATCGCGACCGGCTCTGCGTGGTGCAGATGTCGAATGGCGACGGCAGCGCCGACGTCATCCAGATTCCCAAGGGCCACACCGATGCGCCGAACCTGAAGGCGCTGCTGGCCAATCCTGCCATCATAAAGATTTTTCACTTCGCGCGGTTCGATCTCGCGGCGCTCTACAACACCTTCGGCGTGATGCCGCAGCCGGTCTATTGCACCAAGATCGCCTCGCGGCTGACGCGAACCTATACCGACCGGCACGGCCTGAAGGATTTGGTGCGCGAGGTGCTCAACATCGATCTGTCGAAGCAGCAGCAGTCAAGCGATTGGGGATCAGCGAGCCTCAGCGAGGCGCAGCTCGCCTATGCGGCGTCCGACGTGCTGCATCTGCATGGTTTGCGCGAGCGCCTCGACGCCATGCTTGCGCGCGAAGGCCGCGCGCCTCTGGCGCAGGCCTGCTTCGACTTCCTGCCGACCCGGGCCAAGCTCGATCTCGGCGGCTGGGAGGCCGAGGACATCTTCGCGCATTCGTGA
- a CDS encoding type II toxin-antitoxin system ParD family antitoxin has translation MAMSADLGEALESFVTRLVASGRYHSKSEVLREGVRLIQEREARLAALDASIARGLADADAGRAKTSSEVFDRLEAKLAARTDRK, from the coding sequence ATGGCAATGAGTGCTGATTTGGGAGAGGCGCTTGAAAGCTTCGTGACCAGGCTCGTGGCGTCCGGTCGCTACCATTCCAAGAGCGAGGTACTGCGCGAAGGCGTGCGGCTCATCCAGGAACGCGAAGCAAGGTTGGCTGCGCTCGACGCCTCGATCGCACGCGGTCTGGCTGATGCAGATGCCGGGCGGGCGAAGACAAGCTCGGAGGTTTTCGATCGCCTGGAAGCAAAATTGGCGGCCAGGACGGATCGCAAGTGA
- the hpf gene encoding ribosome hibernation-promoting factor, HPF/YfiA family: protein MTLRISGKSISVGEALRSRVSERTDEVLRKYFDGNYSGHITLSKDGFGFRTDCALHLDSGITLEADSNATDAYASADQALLMIEKRLRRYKSRLKDRSARKAYAASAALAEMNGPGLDAPSYVIEAPAEGDEEVTSYSPVIIAEATTSLKRLSVSEAVMELDLTGAACVVFQHGSSGRVNIIYRRADGNVGWVDPPSVSS from the coding sequence ATGACCCTTCGAATCTCCGGGAAAAGCATCAGTGTCGGCGAGGCGCTTCGTTCGCGTGTCAGCGAGCGCACCGATGAGGTCTTGAGAAAATATTTCGACGGCAATTATTCCGGCCACATTACGCTCAGCAAGGACGGTTTCGGCTTCCGCACCGATTGCGCGCTGCACCTGGATTCCGGGATTACGCTGGAGGCCGATTCCAACGCCACCGATGCCTATGCCAGCGCCGACCAGGCGCTGCTGATGATCGAGAAGCGCCTGCGCCGCTACAAGAGCCGGCTGAAGGACCGCTCCGCCCGCAAGGCCTATGCGGCCTCCGCGGCGCTCGCCGAGATGAATGGGCCCGGGCTCGATGCGCCGAGCTATGTGATCGAGGCGCCCGCGGAAGGCGACGAGGAGGTCACCTCCTATAGCCCGGTCATCATTGCCGAGGCGACCACGTCGCTGAAGCGGCTTTCGGTCAGCGAGGCGGTCATGGAACTCGACCTGACCGGGGCCGCCTGCGTCGTGTTTCAGCACGGCTCCAGCGGCCGGGTGAACATCATTTACCGCCGCGCAGACGGCAATGTCGGCTGGGTCGATCCCCCCTCGGTTAGCTCCTGA
- a CDS encoding type II toxin-antitoxin system RelE/ParE family toxin, producing MAPRYEHLGIRRRPFGRFLIFYRVNKDAIEVVHILHGARDYEFLLFPGE from the coding sequence TTGGCACCGCGCTACGAGCATCTCGGCATTCGCCGCCGCCCCTTCGGCCGGTTTCTGATTTTCTACCGCGTCAATAAGGATGCGATTGAAGTCGTCCACATCCTGCACGGCGCCCGAGATTACGAATTCCTGCTATTCCCAGGGGAATAG
- a CDS encoding undecaprenyl-diphosphate phosphatase: MMSDAVKAVILGIIEGITEFLPVSSTGHMLLAQRFFGLGEGAFWQSFVILIQLGAILAIVMLYFVKLSRVALGMFSNPDDRRFVIGVLVAFLPAVVVGLIAGKYIKELLFNPWVVNFTLIVGGAILLWVDQLDLKPIEDDATRYPLLMYLWIGIAQCVAMIPGVSRSGASIVAAMLLGGDKRSAAEFSFFLAIPTMVGAFAYDFYKNRGEMTVDHIGVIAIGFVVSFITAMIVVKTFLTYVTRHGFTFFAWWRVIIGTLGLIALALGK, from the coding sequence ATGATGTCGGATGCAGTGAAGGCGGTGATTCTCGGCATCATCGAGGGTATCACGGAATTTCTCCCGGTTTCCTCCACCGGCCATATGCTGCTGGCGCAACGCTTCTTCGGCCTCGGCGAGGGCGCGTTCTGGCAGAGTTTTGTGATCCTGATTCAGCTCGGCGCGATCCTCGCCATCGTCATGCTGTATTTCGTCAAGCTGTCGCGCGTCGCGCTTGGCATGTTCAGCAATCCCGACGATCGCCGGTTCGTGATCGGCGTGCTGGTGGCGTTCCTGCCGGCAGTCGTCGTCGGCCTGATTGCCGGCAAGTACATCAAGGAGCTGCTGTTCAATCCGTGGGTGGTGAATTTCACGTTGATCGTCGGCGGCGCGATTCTCTTGTGGGTCGATCAGCTCGACCTCAAGCCGATCGAGGACGACGCCACGCGCTATCCGCTATTGATGTATCTGTGGATCGGCATTGCGCAGTGCGTGGCGATGATCCCGGGCGTGTCGCGCTCCGGCGCCAGCATCGTGGCGGCGATGCTGCTCGGCGGCGACAAGCGCTCGGCGGCGGAGTTCTCGTTCTTTCTGGCGATCCCGACCATGGTCGGTGCGTTTGCCTATGATTTCTACAAGAACCGCGGCGAGATGACGGTCGACCATATCGGCGTCATCGCGATCGGCTTCGTGGTGTCGTTCATTACGGCGATGATCGTGGTGAAGACGTTCCTGACCTACGTCACCCGCCACGGATTCACGTTCTTCGCGTGGTGGCGCGTCATCATCGGCACGCTCGGCCTGATCGCGCTGGCGCTGGGGAAGTAG
- the rpoN gene encoding RNA polymerase factor sigma-54 translates to MALTQRLEFRQSQSLVMTPQLMQAIKLLQLSNLDLSAFVEEELERNPLLERASDGPEPPVAGEPAAQGAEFADSDSYGDEGGSDASDMATGLSGEAFEPGQEDWLNRDLGSRTEIEQTLDSPLDNVFSEEPAEAAARAAQDAAPTAYTEWGGGASNDDDYNLEAFVAAEVTLGSHLAEQLAVAFSAPAQRMIGQYLIDLVDDAGYVPSDLGQAAERLGAAQADVDAVLAVLQKFDPPGVCARNLSECLAIQLRELNRYDPAMQALVENLDLLARRDIASLRKLCGVDDEDITDMIGEIRRLDPKPGLKFGSARTQTMVPDVYVRPGPDGGWHVELNSDTLPRVLVNQVYYTELSKTIRKDGDKSYFSDCLQNATWLVRALDQRARTILKVATEIVRQQDGFFTHGVAHLRPLNLKAVADAIQMHESTVSRVTANKYMATNRGSFELKYFFTASIASADGGEAHSAEAVRHHIKQLIDAEAPSAILSDDTIVERLRESGIDIARRTVAKYREAMRIPSSVQRRRDKQSMLGNALSAPATYSDRSRDTAPA, encoded by the coding sequence ATGGCGCTGACGCAAAGATTAGAGTTCCGCCAGTCGCAGTCGCTGGTGATGACGCCGCAATTGATGCAGGCGATCAAGCTGCTGCAACTGTCGAATCTCGATTTGTCGGCTTTTGTCGAGGAGGAGCTGGAGCGCAATCCGCTGCTGGAGCGCGCCAGCGACGGCCCCGAACCCCCGGTTGCGGGCGAGCCAGCCGCGCAAGGCGCCGAGTTCGCCGATTCCGACAGTTATGGCGACGAAGGCGGCAGCGATGCCTCCGATATGGCCACAGGCTTGAGCGGCGAGGCCTTCGAGCCCGGCCAGGAGGACTGGCTGAACCGCGACCTCGGCAGCCGTACCGAGATCGAGCAGACGCTGGATAGCCCGCTCGACAACGTCTTTTCCGAAGAGCCCGCCGAAGCCGCCGCGCGCGCCGCGCAGGACGCGGCACCGACCGCCTACACCGAATGGGGCGGCGGTGCCTCCAACGACGACGATTACAATCTGGAAGCCTTCGTCGCCGCCGAGGTAACGCTCGGCAGCCATCTCGCAGAACAGCTTGCGGTCGCGTTCAGCGCGCCGGCGCAGCGCATGATCGGGCAGTATCTGATCGATCTCGTCGATGATGCCGGCTACGTGCCGTCGGATCTGGGACAGGCCGCCGAGCGCCTCGGCGCCGCGCAGGCGGACGTCGATGCCGTGCTTGCAGTGCTGCAGAAGTTCGATCCGCCCGGCGTTTGCGCGCGGAACCTGAGCGAGTGCCTCGCCATCCAGCTTCGCGAACTCAACCGCTACGACCCCGCCATGCAGGCGCTGGTCGAAAATCTCGATCTGCTCGCGAGGCGTGACATTGCGTCTCTGCGCAAATTGTGCGGCGTCGACGACGAAGACATCACCGACATGATCGGTGAGATCCGGCGGCTCGATCCGAAGCCCGGCCTCAAATTCGGCTCGGCGCGCACGCAGACCATGGTGCCTGACGTCTATGTGCGCCCGGGGCCGGATGGCGGCTGGCATGTCGAGCTCAACAGCGACACCTTGCCGCGCGTGCTGGTCAATCAAGTCTATTACACGGAGCTGTCGAAGACGATCCGCAAGGACGGCGACAAATCCTATTTCAGCGACTGTCTGCAGAACGCGACCTGGCTGGTCCGCGCGCTCGATCAGCGCGCCCGCACCATTTTGAAGGTCGCCACCGAAATCGTCCGCCAGCAGGACGGCTTCTTCACGCACGGCGTTGCGCATCTGCGGCCGCTGAATCTGAAAGCGGTGGCGGATGCGATCCAGATGCACGAATCGACGGTGTCGCGGGTGACCGCCAACAAATATATGGCGACTAATCGCGGCAGTTTCGAGCTGAAATATTTCTTCACCGCCTCGATTGCATCGGCCGACGGTGGGGAAGCGCATTCGGCGGAGGCGGTCCGCCACCACATCAAGCAATTGATCGATGCGGAAGCCCCAAGCGCGATCCTCTCCGATGATACCATCGTGGAACGATTGCGCGAATCCGGCATTGATATTGCCCGCCGCACGGTCGCGAAATACCGCGAAGCGATGCGTATCCCGTCCTCGGTCCAGCGCCGCCGCGATAAACAGAGCATGCTCGGTAACGCACTTTCCGCTCCCGCCACTTACTCCGACCGGTCCCGTGATACGGCTCCGGCCTGA
- a CDS encoding glutathione S-transferase family protein produces MYTLYHHPFCPHSRFIRLVLGEHGLDLRLVEERAWERREGFLVLNPAAATPVLMADGFPPIPGAGVIAEYLDETHGLEAGDRRLLPASMAERVEVRRLMAWFNEKFFEEASNPLVTERIYKRFMSEENGGGAPAADVIRAAKANVRYHLAYIGWLAQTRNFLAGDRLSYADLAAAAHLSAIDYLGDVPWSEDDAAKAWYARVKSRPSFRPLLSEWLAGVPASRTYVDLDF; encoded by the coding sequence ATGTATACGCTCTACCATCATCCATTCTGCCCGCATTCGCGCTTCATTCGCCTGGTGCTGGGCGAACACGGCCTTGACCTGCGCCTGGTGGAAGAGCGGGCCTGGGAGCGGCGCGAAGGGTTTCTCGTGCTCAATCCCGCGGCCGCCACGCCCGTCTTGATGGCTGACGGCTTTCCGCCGATCCCCGGCGCCGGCGTCATCGCCGAATATCTCGACGAGACGCACGGCCTGGAGGCGGGCGATCGGCGGCTGTTGCCGGCCTCGATGGCCGAGCGCGTCGAGGTGCGCCGGCTGATGGCGTGGTTCAACGAAAAATTCTTCGAGGAGGCCTCGAACCCGCTGGTAACCGAGCGCATCTATAAGCGTTTCATGAGCGAGGAGAATGGCGGCGGGGCGCCGGCGGCCGACGTGATCCGCGCAGCCAAGGCCAATGTGCGCTATCATCTGGCCTATATCGGCTGGCTGGCGCAGACGCGGAATTTCCTCGCCGGCGACCGGCTGAGCTACGCGGATCTCGCCGCCGCGGCGCATCTTTCGGCGATCGATTATCTGGGCGACGTGCCATGGAGCGAGGACGACGCGGCAAAGGCGTGGTACGCGCGGGTGAAATCCCGCCCGTCGTTCCGCCCGCTGCTCAGCGAATGGCTGGCGGGCGTGCCGGCATCGCGCACCTACGTGGACCTCGACTTCTGA
- a CDS encoding tetratricopeptide repeat protein, with protein sequence MARGRHLAANGDLDTAIGNFGKVIRLKPRMVGPYVQRGGVFRERGAHDKALDDFALAIRNAPMQAGPYVERAQSHEKLGRLPEALDDFRIARGLDPQMPAANEGYARVEAAFAASGRPKPSGKSLSSVRKGPRYCVPRNSIIGINLGRRSGEIAWQ encoded by the coding sequence ATGGCGCGCGGGCGCCATCTCGCCGCCAACGGCGATCTCGATACGGCGATCGGCAATTTCGGCAAGGTGATCCGGCTCAAGCCGCGCATGGTCGGCCCCTATGTGCAGCGCGGCGGCGTGTTTCGTGAGCGTGGCGCGCACGACAAGGCGCTCGACGACTTCGCGCTCGCGATCCGCAACGCGCCAATGCAGGCGGGCCCCTACGTCGAGCGTGCGCAAAGCCATGAAAAACTCGGCCGGTTGCCGGAAGCGCTCGACGATTTCCGCATCGCGCGCGGCCTCGACCCGCAGATGCCTGCCGCGAATGAAGGCTATGCGCGCGTCGAGGCAGCGTTCGCGGCGAGCGGCCGGCCGAAGCCGTCAGGGAAATCCCTGAGTTCGGTGCGCAAGGGGCCCCGGTATTGTGTACCCCGGAATTCAATAATTGGTATTAATCTGGGCAGGCGAAGCGGAGAGATCGCATGGCAATGA
- the ptsN gene encoding PTS IIA-like nitrogen regulatory protein PtsN → MTITDLVAPEAILPALKVISKKQALQELAARASALTGQNERSVFEVLLQREKLGTTAVGYGVAIPHGKLPKLEKLFGLFARLERPIDFEAMDGQPVDLIFLLLAPEGAGADHLKALARIARLLRDQDVAKKLRASRDAQAIYSVLALPPASAA, encoded by the coding sequence ATGACGATTACCGATCTGGTCGCACCCGAGGCGATTCTCCCCGCTTTGAAGGTGATCAGCAAGAAGCAGGCGCTGCAGGAGCTGGCCGCGCGCGCTTCCGCCTTGACCGGCCAGAATGAACGCTCGGTGTTCGAGGTGCTGCTGCAGCGGGAGAAACTGGGCACCACCGCCGTCGGCTACGGCGTTGCCATTCCGCACGGCAAGCTGCCGAAACTGGAAAAGCTGTTCGGGCTGTTCGCCCGGCTCGAGCGCCCGATCGATTTCGAGGCAATGGACGGCCAGCCGGTCGACCTGATCTTCCTGCTGCTGGCGCCGGAAGGCGCCGGCGCCGATCATCTGAAGGCGCTGGCGCGAATCGCGCGGCTGTTGCGCGACCAGGACGTCGCCAAGAAGCTGCGCGCCTCGCGCGACGCCCAGGCGATCTATTCTGTGCTGGCGTTGCCGCCGGCGAGCGCGGCCTAG
- a CDS encoding nuclear transport factor 2 family protein, protein MNTSTMLRAFCDAVEQRNGKAFSELFTEDGVYHDVFYGAFAGRARIAEMIDDWFYRTATDFRWDMHDPVSDGEMLYARYTFSYRSTLPEAEGARAMFEGVAIMRLRDGRIAEYHEVANTAPAFVDIKFAPERIAKIVAKQGAALKARPEMKRHLV, encoded by the coding sequence ATGAACACATCCACCATGCTCCGCGCGTTCTGCGACGCCGTCGAGCAGCGCAACGGCAAGGCTTTCTCGGAACTGTTCACCGAAGACGGCGTCTATCACGATGTGTTCTACGGCGCGTTCGCAGGGCGCGCGAGAATCGCGGAAATGATCGACGACTGGTTCTACCGCACAGCCACCGATTTCCGCTGGGACATGCACGATCCCGTCAGCGACGGCGAGATGCTCTATGCGCGCTACACCTTCAGCTACCGCTCGACACTGCCGGAAGCCGAGGGCGCGCGCGCGATGTTCGAGGGCGTCGCGATCATGCGGCTGCGCGACGGCAGAATCGCGGAGTACCATGAAGTCGCCAACACCGCGCCGGCTTTCGTCGACATCAAGTTTGCGCCGGAGCGCATCGCCAAGATCGTTGCGAAACAGGGCGCGGCGCTGAAGGCGCGGCCGGAGATGAAGCGGCATCTGGTGTGA
- the lptB gene encoding LPS export ABC transporter ATP-binding protein, with translation MVDLFGMFRRRPAKRGAPGFARSRDDITALGDSFGDMLTSPVRDGPPMARSASLSGLELPPQPADVEPPREPRPRAQAPRPRSNAKANGGEAPRLIKRPGLLAVHSVEKSFGTRQVVRGVSIYVRRGEAVGLLGPNGAGKTTVFYMITGLIKADRGAIELDGHDVTKLPMYQRARLGIGYLPQEASIFRGLTVEQNIRAVLEVVEPSRKKREAELNSLLDEFNITRLRKSPSIALSGGERRRVEIARALATRPNYMLLDEPFAGIDPIAVGDIQDLVRHLTNRGIGVLITDHNVRETLGLTDRAYIVYAGQILTEGSPEEIVNDPDVRRLYLGEEFRL, from the coding sequence ATGGTGGATTTATTCGGCATGTTCCGTCGACGCCCCGCGAAACGCGGCGCCCCCGGCTTTGCGCGTTCGCGCGACGACATCACCGCGCTCGGCGATTCCTTTGGCGACATGCTGACTAGTCCCGTGCGCGATGGGCCGCCGATGGCGCGCTCTGCCTCACTGTCCGGGCTGGAGTTGCCGCCGCAGCCCGCCGATGTCGAGCCGCCGCGCGAGCCGCGTCCTCGCGCGCAGGCGCCCCGTCCCAGGTCCAACGCGAAGGCCAATGGCGGCGAAGCGCCGCGCTTGATCAAGCGGCCCGGCCTCCTCGCCGTGCACAGCGTTGAAAAGAGTTTCGGCACCCGCCAGGTGGTGCGCGGCGTCAGCATCTATGTCCGCCGCGGCGAAGCCGTCGGCCTGCTCGGTCCGAACGGCGCCGGCAAGACCACGGTGTTCTACATGATCACCGGACTGATCAAGGCGGATCGCGGCGCCATCGAGCTCGACGGCCATGACGTCACCAAGCTGCCGATGTATCAGCGCGCGCGGCTCGGCATCGGCTATTTGCCGCAGGAAGCCTCGATCTTCCGCGGTCTCACCGTGGAGCAGAATATCCGCGCCGTGCTTGAGGTGGTCGAGCCCAGTCGAAAGAAGCGCGAGGCCGAACTCAATTCGCTGCTCGATGAGTTCAACATCACGCGGTTACGTAAATCGCCGTCGATCGCGCTGTCAGGCGGCGAGCGCCGCCGCGTCGAGATCGCGCGCGCGCTGGCCACGCGCCCCAACTACATGCTGCTCGACGAACCCTTCGCCGGCATCGATCCGATCGCGGTGGGCGACATTCAGGACCTGGTCCGTCACCTCACCAACCGCGGCATCGGCGTCCTGATCACCGACCACAATGTGCGCGAAACGCTCGGCCTGACCGACCGCGCCTATATCGTCTATGCCGGGCAGATCTTGACCGAAGGCAGCCCGGAAGAAATCGTCAACGATCCGGATGTACGCCGCCTTTACCTTGGTGAGGAATTCCGGCTCTAG
- a CDS encoding complex I NDUFA9 subunit family protein, which yields MASNLDTLVTIFGGSGFLGRNVVRALCKRDYRIRVAVRRPELVGHLQPAGKVGQVHAVQANLRHPASVEAAMRDSHVAINLVGILTESGAQTFDAVQTKGAETVARAASAVGARMVHVSAIGADENSASHYARAKAAGEKAVLAAVPSATILRPSLMFGPEDQFTNRFAALARISPFLPLIGGGVTRVQPAYVADVATAVADAVDGKTRAGATYELGGPEVLTMREIMEIILGITERKRMLLSLPFGLARLQAMFLQFAPGPFKLTPDQVVMLQSDNVVSDAAKAAGLTLEGLGITPESMEVIAPQYLWRFRAAGQFQRKNA from the coding sequence ATGGCATCGAACCTGGATACCCTCGTCACGATTTTCGGCGGATCCGGCTTTCTGGGGCGAAACGTGGTTCGGGCGCTCTGCAAGCGCGACTACCGTATCCGCGTCGCGGTACGGCGGCCCGAACTGGTCGGCCATCTGCAGCCGGCCGGCAAGGTCGGCCAGGTCCACGCCGTTCAGGCCAATCTGCGCCATCCGGCCTCGGTCGAGGCCGCCATGCGCGATTCCCACGTCGCCATCAACCTTGTCGGCATCCTGACCGAGAGCGGCGCGCAGACCTTCGACGCCGTGCAGACCAAGGGCGCTGAAACCGTCGCCAGGGCCGCGAGCGCCGTCGGCGCCCGCATGGTGCATGTATCCGCGATCGGCGCCGACGAGAATTCCGCATCGCACTACGCCCGGGCCAAGGCGGCCGGCGAGAAGGCGGTTCTGGCTGCCGTCCCCTCGGCCACGATCCTGCGGCCGTCGCTGATGTTCGGCCCTGAGGATCAATTTACCAATCGCTTTGCGGCGCTGGCCCGGATCTCGCCCTTCCTGCCGCTGATCGGCGGCGGCGTGACAAGGGTGCAGCCAGCCTATGTCGCCGATGTCGCGACGGCAGTTGCCGATGCCGTCGACGGCAAGACCAGGGCGGGCGCGACGTACGAACTCGGCGGGCCCGAAGTGCTGACCATGCGCGAGATCATGGAAATCATTCTCGGGATCACCGAGCGCAAGCGCATGCTGCTTTCGCTGCCGTTCGGGCTGGCCCGGCTGCAGGCGATGTTCCTGCAATTTGCGCCGGGACCGTTCAAGCTGACGCCGGACCAGGTGGTGATGCTGCAATCGGATAATGTGGTGTCGGACGCCGCCAAGGCCGCGGGCCTGACGCTGGAAGGGCTCGGCATCACGCCGGAGTCGATGGAAGTGATCGCCCCGCAATATCTCTGGCGCTTCCGCGCCGCCGGGCAGTTTCAGCGCAAGAACGCGTAG
- a CDS encoding LptA/OstA family protein — MMQFFSRSFAAAALALALTASGDAFAQGAMSGVPNAMQGFSQNRDQPIQIEAASLEMRDKKKEATFSGNVKVVQGDTIMTSKSLVVFYDSGPAQAAPAPAAPKGSKSASMQSATPGPGGSSSIRRLEARGSVVVTQKDQVVTGETAIFDPRANLITMAGGVVLTQCKNVLKGDRLKVDMTTGVSRVESDSNKVQGMFIQGQDCGSGSGGSKPAPAPVQIPSLIPGKK; from the coding sequence ATGATGCAGTTCTTCTCGCGCAGTTTTGCGGCCGCAGCGCTTGCGCTCGCGTTGACCGCCTCCGGTGATGCGTTCGCGCAAGGCGCCATGTCGGGCGTGCCGAACGCGATGCAGGGCTTTTCGCAGAACCGCGACCAGCCGATTCAGATCGAGGCGGCGTCGCTCGAAATGCGCGACAAGAAAAAGGAGGCGACCTTCTCCGGAAACGTGAAGGTCGTGCAGGGCGACACCATCATGACCTCGAAGTCGCTGGTGGTGTTTTACGATTCCGGCCCGGCACAGGCCGCACCTGCGCCCGCCGCGCCGAAGGGATCGAAATCCGCGTCGATGCAGTCCGCGACGCCCGGGCCCGGCGGCAGTTCGTCGATCCGCCGGCTGGAAGCCAGGGGCTCCGTCGTGGTCACGCAGAAGGACCAGGTTGTGACCGGCGAGACCGCGATCTTCGACCCGCGTGCCAACCTCATCACCATGGCGGGTGGGGTCGTGCTCACCCAGTGCAAGAACGTGCTCAAGGGCGACCGCCTCAAGGTTGACATGACCACCGGTGTGTCGCGGGTCGAATCCGACAGCAACAAGGTCCAGGGCATGTTCATCCAGGGCCAGGATTGCGGGTCGGGATCGGGCGGATCGAAGCCGGCTCCGGCTCCGGTACAGATACCGTCGCTAATCCCCGGAAAAAAATAA
- the lptC gene encoding LPS export ABC transporter periplasmic protein LptC, which produces MNSIQNPAYATGMEARFAAAARHSRMVRLLRVAVPAAVLLAMAGIVAISVFNPFRITGLAKLPVDMSNLVVSGTKITMETPHLAGFSTDQRPYELWAKAAIQDLADPDHVELRTLRTKVMMEDKSTVTMDARTGFFDSKQQMLDLRKDIFLQSSTGYEARLSQAYVDINKGTVTSDEHVDVKLLNGTLTADRLRIINSGEVVRFEGNVVMNLVMESPPAPEPEPEPAPPPRTRSVTGKSANTK; this is translated from the coding sequence GTGAACTCGATACAGAACCCAGCCTATGCCACCGGAATGGAGGCCCGCTTTGCCGCGGCCGCCCGCCACAGCCGGATGGTGCGGTTGCTGCGGGTCGCGGTCCCGGCGGCCGTGCTGCTGGCCATGGCGGGTATCGTCGCGATCTCGGTGTTCAACCCGTTCCGCATCACGGGGCTCGCGAAGCTGCCCGTCGACATGAGCAATCTCGTGGTGTCGGGCACCAAGATCACGATGGAAACGCCGCACCTCGCCGGCTTTTCGACCGACCAGCGCCCCTACGAATTGTGGGCCAAGGCCGCGATCCAGGACCTGGCCGACCCCGATCACGTCGAGCTCCGGACGCTGCGGACCAAGGTGATGATGGAGGACAAGAGCACGGTGACGATGGATGCGCGCACGGGATTTTTCGACAGCAAGCAGCAGATGCTGGACCTGCGCAAGGACATCTTCCTGCAATCCTCCACCGGCTATGAAGCCAGGCTTTCGCAGGCCTATGTCGACATCAACAAGGGAACGGTGACGTCGGACGAGCATGTCGACGTCAAATTGCTGAACGGTACGCTCACCGCCGACCGGCTCAGGATCATCAACAGCGGCGAAGTGGTGCGCTTCGAAGGCAATGTCGTGATGAACCTGGTCATGGAAAGCCCTCCGGCGCCTGAGCCCGAGCCTGAACCAGCGCCACCGCCGAGGACGCGGTCCGTCACCGGCAAGTCCGCCAACACGAAATGA